Below is a window of Leptospira sp. WS58.C1 DNA.
CTTGTGACGATCCTTGTCACGAGTTGTGTTCTTTTCCAAAGTAGCCTTAAAAGCTTCCTCCAAGGAAATCCCCATTTGGTTGGCTAAACACGTTAGAACAAAAAGGATATCTCCTAATTCCTTAGCTAATCCCTCCGGATCTTCTCCTTTTTTGAATGATTGGTCTCCGTATTTTCTTGCGACCAAACGGGAGAATTCTCCCACTTCTTCCATTAAAATGGCAAGGTTCGTAAGTTCCGAAAAATATTTTACTCCGATGGTCTTGATCCAATCATCTACCGTCTTTTGGGCTTCGTCGAAGTTCATCTTGTTTTGGGAAGATTTCCCTTTTCCTGTAAAAATTCGACCAGAAATCTAGTAGGTTCCGCATAACATCCGCCGCTGAGATGATGAGGATCTATAAACTTTTGGCATTTCATTCGGGAACGATATTCTTCCATATCCAATACTAAGGTTTCCGGATATTCTTGTACCAGTTTATTTCGTAAGCGGATCCATTCTTGGAAGAATGGAGCTGATCTTACCTTTTCGGAAAAAGTGGAATATAATAAAGGAGTCCATAAGACTACTTTAATATGATTCTCTCTTGCGGTTTTTAAAAAATTCCTAAGAAAGTATTCTTGGACCTTGGAACTTTTGAAATTTTTATATGACTCGTTAAAAATCCTCTCGGATTCCGAACCTAATTTATCTTCCGGAGTATTCGCCAAGAGTCCGTTCGGAATTCCTCCCTTGAACTTGTCTGA
It encodes the following:
- a CDS encoding nucleotide pyrophosphohydrolase; amino-acid sequence: MNFDEAQKTVDDWIKTIGVKYFSELTNLAILMEEVGEFSRLVARKYGDQSFKKGEDPEGLAKELGDILFVLTCLANQMGISLEEAFKATLEKNTTRDKDRHKNNPKLKDL